A window from Candidatus Latescibacterota bacterium encodes these proteins:
- a CDS encoding thioredoxin family protein: protein MGTEAVYRDRRADFWREHFERALPYDAYLAASPEVHAAKWRAMESSIPALDASTRERLTGHARQLNLLVYSGVWCGDCVRQGPMLQRLAAAVGPAPGAATLRFVERDGAPALQEELRVLGALRVPVAVFLSEDFHEVGRFGDRLLTVYRAKRERETGEACALGLLPPPEGQLAAELAEWADIVERMLLMLRLAPPLRARHGD, encoded by the coding sequence ATGGGGACCGAGGCCGTCTATCGCGATCGGCGCGCGGACTTCTGGCGCGAGCACTTCGAGCGGGCGCTGCCCTACGACGCCTACCTGGCCGCCAGCCCGGAGGTCCACGCCGCCAAGTGGCGGGCCATGGAGTCGTCGATCCCCGCGCTGGACGCATCGACGCGCGAGCGCCTCACGGGCCACGCGCGGCAGCTGAACCTGCTGGTCTACAGCGGCGTCTGGTGCGGCGACTGCGTGCGGCAGGGGCCGATGCTGCAGCGCCTGGCCGCGGCCGTGGGGCCCGCGCCGGGTGCGGCCACGCTGCGCTTCGTCGAACGCGACGGCGCGCCCGCCCTGCAGGAGGAGCTGCGCGTCCTCGGCGCGCTGCGCGTGCCGGTGGCGGTCTTCCTCAGCGAGGACTTCCACGAGGTCGGCCGCTTCGGCGACCGCCTGCTCACCGTCTACCGCGCCAAGCGCGAGCGCGAGACGGGCGAGGCCTGCGCGCTGGGCCTGTTGCCGCCACCCGAGGGCCAGCTGGCCGCGGAGCTGGCGGAGTGGGCGGACATCGTCGAACGGATGCTGCTCATGCTGCGGCTCGCGCCGCCGCTGAGGGCGCGCCACGGCGACTAG
- a CDS encoding GNAT family N-acetyltransferase, whose product MATQPATWTLRDYTPADYPGLAAVHNACYPEYPETADDFDRTDRTREPKVRWGRYVAEAAGTGEVVGWARWANSSHAFHPRKFWLDVAVLPAWRGRGIGAALYARLLEAVKPLEPIVLRAELREDNATGWGFAERRGYRVEYREQESRLDIAAFAPERFAAELERVRAAGIRLESYAALRALPDAARRLHALDDTLSRDVPGSDPPTDSSFETWSQRILENPRFLPGLNLIAVDGEGDDAPWVGLSNLWKDELEGRVTTGLTGVLRSHRKRGIATALKVTVLAAAKAAGHGETITWNAESNRGMLGINGRLGFVKTPAWMMIENVLDAAALAAASGKEAP is encoded by the coding sequence ATGGCGACGCAGCCAGCGACCTGGACCTTGCGGGACTACACCCCCGCGGACTATCCGGGTCTCGCCGCCGTGCACAACGCCTGCTATCCGGAGTATCCCGAGACGGCCGACGACTTCGACCGCACGGACCGCACCCGCGAGCCGAAGGTCCGCTGGGGCCGCTACGTCGCCGAGGCGGCCGGGACCGGCGAGGTGGTGGGCTGGGCGCGCTGGGCCAACTCGAGCCACGCCTTCCATCCCCGGAAGTTCTGGCTGGACGTGGCCGTGCTCCCCGCGTGGCGGGGCCGAGGCATCGGCGCGGCGCTCTACGCGCGGCTGCTCGAGGCCGTGAAGCCGCTGGAGCCGATCGTGCTGCGCGCCGAGCTGCGCGAGGACAACGCCACGGGCTGGGGTTTCGCCGAGCGGCGGGGCTACCGGGTGGAGTACCGCGAGCAGGAGTCGCGCCTGGACATCGCCGCCTTCGCGCCGGAGCGTTTCGCGGCGGAGCTGGAGCGCGTGCGGGCCGCGGGCATCCGCCTGGAGTCCTACGCCGCCCTGCGCGCGCTGCCCGACGCCGCCCGGCGCCTGCACGCGCTGGACGACACGCTCAGCCGCGACGTCCCCGGCAGCGATCCGCCCACGGACTCGAGCTTCGAGACCTGGTCCCAGCGCATCCTGGAGAACCCGCGCTTTCTGCCCGGGCTCAACCTGATCGCGGTGGATGGCGAAGGCGACGACGCCCCCTGGGTCGGCCTGAGCAACCTGTGGAAGGACGAGCTCGAGGGCCGCGTCACCACCGGGCTCACCGGCGTGCTGCGGAGCCACCGCAAGCGGGGCATCGCCACCGCGCTCAAGGTGACGGTGCTCGCGGCCGCGAAGGCGGCGGGCCACGGCGAGACCATCACCTGGAACGCGGAGTCGAACCGCGGAATGCTGGGCATCAACGGACGTCTCGGCTTCGTCAAGACGCCCGCCTGGATGATGATCGAAAACGTGCTCGACGCGGCCGCGCTGGCCGCGGCGAGCGGGAAGGAGGCGCCATGA
- a CDS encoding GNAT family N-acetyltransferase: protein MKRCIRDFTPADYDALCAVHNRVFPDFLEDAANLARQDELREERHKHRRWVWEEGGKLLAFAEYTQSNWGYHPRKFFVEVAVEPDARRRGIGTALYDHVVTAVAEHDPIMLRGMVREDWEASLAFARARGYADGIRMEESGCDIAAFRPADHAAALARAEEQGIRIRSFPELEDDPARDRKLYTLVQQLLADMPRTEPHQKPPFELWQRRSLESPRFLPELNLVALDGDDYVGMSNFWRDLRPGHIGTGLTGVLASHRRRGLATALKVRALSAARAAGFKVTTTWNAAENAGMLGINRRLGFTARPAWMELELTLAAEEGESVGA from the coding sequence ATGAAGCGCTGCATTCGCGACTTCACGCCGGCCGACTACGACGCGCTCTGCGCCGTGCACAACCGCGTCTTCCCGGACTTCCTGGAGGACGCGGCCAACCTGGCCCGGCAGGACGAGCTGCGCGAGGAGCGTCACAAGCACCGTCGCTGGGTCTGGGAAGAGGGCGGCAAGCTGCTGGCCTTCGCCGAGTACACGCAGAGCAACTGGGGCTACCACCCGCGCAAGTTCTTCGTCGAGGTGGCGGTGGAACCGGACGCGCGTCGCCGCGGCATCGGCACCGCGCTCTACGACCACGTCGTCACCGCCGTGGCCGAGCACGACCCGATCATGCTGCGCGGCATGGTCCGCGAGGACTGGGAGGCCAGCCTCGCCTTCGCCCGCGCGCGTGGCTACGCGGACGGCATCCGCATGGAGGAGTCCGGCTGCGACATCGCCGCCTTCCGGCCCGCCGATCACGCCGCCGCGCTGGCCCGGGCCGAGGAGCAGGGCATTCGCATCCGCAGCTTCCCCGAGCTGGAGGACGACCCCGCCCGCGACCGCAAGCTCTACACGCTCGTGCAGCAGCTGCTCGCGGACATGCCCCGCACGGAGCCGCACCAGAAGCCGCCCTTCGAGCTGTGGCAGCGGCGCTCGCTCGAGAGCCCGCGCTTCCTGCCGGAGCTCAACCTGGTGGCGCTGGACGGCGACGACTACGTCGGCATGAGCAACTTCTGGCGGGACCTGCGGCCGGGGCACATCGGCACCGGGCTCACCGGGGTGCTGGCGTCCCACCGTCGACGGGGGCTGGCCACCGCGCTGAAGGTGCGGGCGCTGTCCGCCGCGCGGGCCGCGGGCTTCAAGGTGACCACCACCTGGAACGCGGCGGAGAACGCCGGGATGCTGGGGATCAACCGGCGCCTGGGCTTCACCGCGCGGCCGGCCTGGATGGAGCTGGAGCTCACCCTGGCGGCCGAGGAAGGAGAGAGCGTTGGCGCCTGA
- the rmuC gene encoding DNA recombination protein RmuC translates to MDAVALLLGILIGGALGALAVLFVLRERLAAERTEVARLKTVLEQERKGAAEKGERMRVEFEAMAAQALRSNQDTFLALAKETFGREQATARGELEKREQAVSKLVEPLAKSLEQVNAEIGRMEKARAEAFGGLTEQLRALAGAQEKLQSETGNLVQALRRPSVRGQWGEMQLRRVVEMAGMLEYVDFVEQDSTDSEAGRLRPDMIVRLPGGTQVVVDAKTPLEAYLGALEAADDATRQAQLESHARQVREHVRRLSGKAYHDQYDTSPEFTVMFLPSESIFYAALEKDPTLIESGVDQKVLLATPTTLIALLRTVRYGWTQETLKESAQEISALGRDLYERMATLAEHFDALGKRIAGSVEAYNKAVGTLERRVLPAARRFPALGVSSSKVVGVLDGLDSAVRPLQAPELNPDDSED, encoded by the coding sequence ATGGACGCAGTGGCACTGCTGCTGGGCATTCTGATCGGCGGCGCGCTGGGGGCGCTAGCCGTGCTCTTCGTGCTGCGGGAGCGTCTGGCGGCCGAGCGGACGGAAGTGGCGCGGCTGAAGACCGTCCTGGAGCAGGAACGCAAGGGCGCCGCCGAGAAGGGCGAGCGCATGCGCGTCGAGTTCGAGGCCATGGCCGCCCAGGCGCTGCGCAGCAACCAGGACACCTTCCTCGCCCTGGCCAAGGAGACCTTCGGCAGGGAGCAGGCCACGGCCCGCGGCGAGCTGGAGAAGCGCGAACAGGCGGTGAGCAAGCTGGTGGAGCCGCTGGCCAAGTCCCTCGAGCAGGTGAACGCCGAGATCGGCCGCATGGAGAAGGCGCGGGCCGAGGCCTTCGGCGGCCTCACCGAGCAGCTGCGCGCCCTGGCCGGCGCGCAGGAGAAGCTGCAGTCCGAGACGGGCAACCTCGTCCAGGCGCTGCGCCGCCCCAGCGTGCGCGGGCAGTGGGGCGAGATGCAGCTGCGCCGCGTGGTCGAGATGGCCGGCATGCTCGAGTACGTCGACTTCGTCGAGCAGGACAGCACGGACAGCGAGGCGGGGCGCCTGCGGCCGGACATGATCGTCCGCCTGCCGGGCGGCACCCAGGTGGTGGTGGACGCGAAGACGCCCCTCGAGGCCTACCTCGGCGCGCTCGAAGCCGCCGACGACGCCACGCGCCAGGCCCAGCTCGAAAGCCACGCGCGGCAGGTGCGCGAGCACGTCCGCCGGCTCTCGGGCAAGGCCTACCACGACCAGTACGACACGAGCCCCGAGTTCACGGTGATGTTCCTGCCCAGCGAGAGCATCTTCTACGCGGCGCTGGAGAAGGATCCCACGCTCATCGAGAGCGGCGTCGACCAGAAGGTGCTCCTGGCCACGCCCACCACGCTCATCGCCCTGCTGCGCACCGTGCGCTACGGCTGGACCCAGGAGACGCTCAAGGAGAGCGCGCAGGAGATCAGCGCCCTGGGCCGCGACCTCTACGAGCGCATGGCGACGCTGGCCGAGCACTTCGACGCGCTGGGCAAGCGCATCGCCGGCAGCGTGGAGGCCTACAACAAGGCGGTGGGGACGCTGGAGCGGCGCGTGCTGCCGGCGGCGCGGCGCTTCCCGGCGCTCGGCGTGAGCAGCAGCAAGGTGGTGGGCGTGCTGGACGGGCTGGACAGCGCGGTGCGTCCCCTGCAGGCGCCGGAGCTGAACCCCGACGACAGCGAGGACTAG
- a CDS encoding peptidase C45, whose protein sequence is MMSLPVVDLAGDARAQGLAHGRALAGDIAHNLRTYLDRFEREAKLDRDTLLARTERYLEALGDRAAEYRRGMEGIAEGAGQPFALIAMLNLRYELLYYQYGTVKAAEAASRLGGEGYRADPDGCTSFALLPAATAEGRLLVGQNWDWIPQARGALLRVRPEEGPARLGFTEAGIFGTKIGCNAAGIGLAINGMLSTEDHWERFSLPFHWRCHAMLGTTRFEDAVAVIADEPRACTTNYLVVQAPDHVLDLEAAPELLGRIGCADDCLAHANHFEDPAALGVEEPPSLTRHYSRHRAARLTALLRERQPFSVESLQEALRDHDGRPNSVCRHEDGELPVTERVRTVSSVIMDPEAGKLWASDGPPCEGGYQELALD, encoded by the coding sequence ATCATGAGCTTGCCCGTCGTCGATCTCGCCGGAGACGCCCGCGCCCAGGGCCTGGCCCACGGCCGCGCGCTGGCCGGGGACATCGCCCACAATCTGCGGACCTACCTGGATCGCTTCGAGCGCGAGGCCAAGCTCGACCGGGACACGCTGCTCGCGCGCACGGAGCGCTACCTGGAGGCGCTGGGCGATCGCGCGGCGGAGTACCGCCGCGGCATGGAGGGCATCGCCGAGGGGGCGGGACAGCCCTTCGCGCTCATCGCCATGCTGAACCTGCGCTACGAGCTGCTCTACTACCAGTACGGCACGGTGAAGGCCGCCGAGGCCGCGTCGCGGCTGGGCGGCGAGGGCTACCGCGCCGATCCGGACGGCTGCACGTCCTTCGCGCTGCTGCCCGCGGCCACGGCCGAGGGCCGGCTGCTGGTGGGGCAGAACTGGGACTGGATCCCGCAGGCCCGCGGCGCGCTGCTCCGCGTGCGCCCCGAGGAAGGTCCCGCGCGCCTCGGCTTCACCGAGGCCGGCATCTTCGGGACGAAGATCGGCTGCAACGCGGCGGGCATCGGGCTGGCCATCAACGGCATGCTGAGCACCGAAGACCACTGGGAGCGCTTCAGCCTGCCCTTCCACTGGCGCTGCCACGCCATGCTCGGGACCACGCGCTTCGAGGACGCGGTGGCCGTGATCGCCGACGAACCCCGCGCCTGCACCACGAACTACCTCGTGGTCCAGGCGCCTGACCACGTGCTCGACCTGGAGGCCGCGCCCGAACTGCTGGGGCGCATCGGCTGCGCGGACGACTGCCTCGCCCACGCGAATCACTTCGAGGACCCCGCCGCGCTGGGCGTGGAGGAGCCGCCGAGCCTGACGCGCCACTACTCGCGCCACCGCGCGGCGCGGCTCACGGCGCTGCTGCGCGAGCGCCAGCCCTTCAGCGTGGAGTCGCTGCAGGAGGCGCTGCGCGACCACGACGGCCGGCCCAACTCCGTCTGCCGCCACGAGGACGGGGAGCTGCCCGTCACCGAGCGCGTGCGGACGGTGTCGTCGGTGATCATGGATCCGGAAGCGGGGAAGCTGTGGGCGAGCGACGGGCCGCCCTGCGAGGGCGGCTACCAGGAGCTGGCGCTGGACTAG
- a CDS encoding GNAT family N-acetyltransferase, translating into MTGIRRPFTDEDYAAVIAVVHAIQPDTSTDEVELRHRDATRDPSLFFERWVWEEAGEVVAYYTLTHMDWMFHPDRYYASLMVRPDARGRGIGTTLYEAVRERLRERNALSLMMQTRDDWTESLRFLEQRGHVPGNREVISTLDLTTFDPTRFPGTEERAAEAGVKILSYPELEADPDRDLKLWEFDKIVGADMPMPGEYTVPPFETYRERYMRGPKFYPEGFLIAVDEDGGYAGISLLHFGRIQGRLETGFTGVRREFRGKGVATALKVKVLSAAKAANYNEVRTGNDSTNDAMLGINRRLGFVPLPAWVDYALEPLPALAKREGGV; encoded by the coding sequence ATGACGGGCATTCGTCGCCCTTTCACTGATGAGGACTACGCCGCGGTCATCGCCGTCGTCCACGCCATTCAACCGGACACGTCCACGGACGAGGTCGAACTCCGCCACCGCGACGCCACCCGCGACCCCTCGCTCTTCTTCGAGCGCTGGGTCTGGGAAGAGGCGGGCGAGGTGGTTGCCTACTACACGCTGACCCACATGGACTGGATGTTTCATCCGGACCGCTACTACGCCTCGCTGATGGTGCGGCCCGACGCGCGCGGCCGAGGCATCGGCACGACCCTCTACGAGGCCGTGCGCGAGCGGCTGCGCGAACGCAACGCGCTGTCGCTGATGATGCAGACGCGCGACGACTGGACGGAGAGCCTGCGCTTCCTCGAGCAGCGCGGACACGTGCCGGGCAACCGCGAGGTGATCTCGACGCTGGATCTCACGACCTTCGACCCGACGCGCTTCCCGGGCACCGAGGAGCGCGCGGCCGAGGCCGGCGTGAAGATCCTGAGCTACCCGGAACTCGAGGCGGATCCCGACCGCGACCTGAAGCTCTGGGAGTTCGACAAGATCGTCGGCGCGGACATGCCCATGCCGGGCGAGTACACCGTGCCGCCGTTCGAGACCTACCGCGAGCGCTACATGCGGGGACCGAAGTTCTATCCCGAGGGCTTCCTCATCGCGGTGGACGAGGACGGCGGCTACGCCGGCATCAGCCTGCTGCACTTCGGCCGCATCCAGGGCCGCCTGGAGACGGGCTTCACCGGCGTGCGGCGCGAGTTCCGCGGCAAGGGCGTGGCCACCGCGCTCAAGGTGAAGGTGCTGTCGGCCGCCAAGGCGGCGAACTACAACGAGGTCCGCACCGGCAACGATTCGACCAACGACGCGATGCTGGGCATCAACCGCCGCCTCGGCTTCGTGCCGCTGCCGGCCTGGGTAGACTACGCGCTCGAACCCCTGCCCGCGCTCGCGAAGCGCGAAGGAGGTGTCTGA
- a CDS encoding HDOD domain-containing protein, which translates to MEAFIARQPILTVDNKVHAYELLFRSGPENLFRGRDANQASSTVISNSLSLFDLSSLTSGRDAYINMPRQLLVDGSVRLLPHDQVVIEILENVTPDEKVLEAVRSLKTAGYRFALDDIVSSEDQLPFVELADVIKVDWKAAGERRAAEIIKQWRRPGLRFLAEKVETWADFQRAEKLGFTLFQGYYFQRPEVLTHGDIPRNKAVALALFQAIRKDPIDFASLESLIKSDLSLSYRLLRLVNSAWAALPREILSISHAMVMLGEVRIRQLIQVTAMTDIAEDSVEELVQRSFIRASFMETLASRLGMSARDQEFYFVGFFSWLDVILGRTMDKVLELLPVGEEARVGLTTGEGLLGLLLKLCAAHEHGDWPKVERVCAELDLDAERTAEDYIHTIEHLDNFTKSINRERRFQPA; encoded by the coding sequence ATGGAAGCCTTCATCGCCCGACAGCCCATCCTGACGGTGGACAACAAGGTTCACGCCTACGAGCTGCTGTTTCGCTCGGGGCCGGAGAACCTGTTCCGCGGGCGTGACGCCAACCAGGCCAGCTCCACGGTCATCTCGAATTCGCTCTCGCTCTTCGACCTGTCGTCGCTGACCAGCGGGCGCGACGCCTACATCAACATGCCCCGCCAGCTCTTGGTCGACGGCAGCGTGCGCCTGCTGCCCCACGATCAGGTCGTGATCGAGATCCTCGAGAACGTGACCCCGGACGAGAAGGTGCTCGAGGCGGTGCGCAGCCTCAAGACGGCCGGCTACCGCTTCGCGCTGGACGACATCGTGAGCAGCGAGGACCAGCTCCCCTTCGTCGAGCTGGCCGACGTGATCAAGGTGGACTGGAAGGCCGCCGGCGAGCGCCGCGCCGCGGAGATCATCAAGCAGTGGCGGCGGCCCGGCCTGCGCTTCCTCGCCGAGAAGGTGGAGACCTGGGCCGACTTCCAGCGCGCCGAGAAGCTGGGCTTCACGCTCTTCCAGGGCTACTACTTCCAGCGGCCCGAGGTGCTGACCCACGGGGACATCCCGCGCAACAAGGCCGTCGCGCTGGCGCTCTTCCAGGCCATCCGCAAGGACCCGATCGACTTCGCCAGCCTCGAGAGCCTCATCAAGAGCGACCTCTCGCTGTCCTACCGCCTGCTGCGCCTGGTGAACTCCGCCTGGGCCGCGCTGCCGCGGGAGATCCTCTCCATCAGCCACGCCATGGTGATGCTCGGCGAGGTGCGCATCCGCCAGCTGATCCAGGTGACGGCCATGACGGACATCGCCGAGGACAGCGTCGAGGAGCTCGTGCAGCGCTCCTTCATCCGCGCGTCGTTCATGGAGACCCTGGCCAGCCGTCTCGGCATGAGCGCGCGGGACCAGGAGTTCTACTTCGTCGGCTTCTTCTCCTGGCTCGACGTGATCCTCGGCCGCACCATGGACAAGGTCCTCGAGCTGCTCCCCGTCGGCGAGGAGGCCCGCGTGGGCCTGACCACCGGCGAGGGCCTGCTGGGCCTGCTGCTGAAGCTCTGCGCCGCGCACGAGCACGGTGACTGGCCCAAGGTGGAGCGCGTCTGCGCCGAGCTCGACCTCGACGCGGAGCGCACCGCCGAGGACTACATCCACACCATCGAGCACCTGGACAACTTCACCAAGAGCATCAACCGCGAGCGGCGCTTCCAGCCCGCCTAG
- a CDS encoding cation:proton antiporter, protein MALPLAHNPALTVALALAAGMAAQALARHLRLPGIVLLLGAGILLGPDVLGLVHPESLGEGLDLLVGFAVAVILFEGGLSLDWRRLKEQAKPLRLLVTVGALITGVGGALAAHWLLDWDWRLAALFGSLVTVTGPTVVTPLLRRIRVKARVATVLEAEGVLIDAVGAVLAVVVLEVVLRLPTGAAASGLAGLPLRLGAGVGFGLAGGALLALLLKRRGVVPEGLENVFALAVVMALFQVSNALVAETGVVAAVVAGMVMGNVDSPLERGLREFDEQLTVMLIGMLFVLLAADVRHADAVGLGGRGLAVVAVLALVVRPVNVFLCTLGSELNWRERVFLAWLAPRGIVAAAVASLFDRSLAGAGIEGGSQMRALVFLVIALTVLVQGLGGGLVARLLGLRRPRDSGWALLGANPLGMTMGRLLRAEGEELAFLDASDDHCSAAQAEGFTVLHGNALSETLILRAQMESRRGALGLASNEAVNVLFAAKALRAGAPRGLAALQQGYGTLQTRDAHDDHVGVLFGGPIDLALWISRLRRETANIRRWRLAAEPEGDAPPFQLPREQRALILPLVLERDGRARPVDDAVKVREGDVVCWLLAADREAEAANVLRERGWTPLEDAMDTLHTELLNSIDAALAAAPGRDAALAATCKLIHGRLDGYDWVGFYLVDPASPRELVLGPYVGDATDHVRIPFGRGICGQVAESEQTLVVEDVSAEANYLACSTAVRSEIVAPILTADGRFVGQLDVDSHALARFGAADRAFCEAVCARLAPFFEEA, encoded by the coding sequence ATGGCCCTGCCCCTCGCCCACAATCCCGCGCTCACCGTGGCCCTCGCGCTCGCCGCCGGCATGGCGGCGCAGGCCCTGGCCAGGCACCTGCGCCTGCCGGGGATCGTCCTGCTGCTGGGCGCCGGCATCCTGCTGGGCCCTGACGTCCTCGGTCTCGTCCATCCGGAAAGCCTCGGCGAGGGCCTCGACCTGCTCGTGGGCTTCGCGGTGGCGGTGATCCTCTTCGAGGGCGGCCTCAGCCTCGACTGGCGGCGTCTCAAGGAGCAGGCGAAACCCCTGCGACTGCTCGTCACCGTGGGCGCGCTGATCACCGGCGTCGGCGGCGCGCTGGCCGCCCACTGGCTGCTGGACTGGGACTGGCGCCTCGCTGCGCTCTTCGGCAGCCTGGTGACGGTCACCGGCCCCACCGTCGTCACCCCGCTCCTGCGGCGCATCCGCGTGAAGGCTCGCGTGGCCACGGTGCTCGAAGCCGAGGGCGTGCTGATCGACGCGGTGGGCGCGGTGCTGGCGGTGGTGGTGCTGGAGGTCGTCCTGCGCCTGCCCACCGGCGCGGCGGCCAGCGGCCTCGCCGGGCTGCCCCTGCGCCTGGGCGCGGGCGTGGGCTTCGGCCTCGCGGGCGGCGCGCTGCTGGCGCTGCTGCTGAAGCGGCGGGGCGTGGTGCCCGAGGGGCTGGAGAACGTCTTCGCGCTGGCCGTGGTGATGGCGCTCTTCCAGGTGAGCAACGCGCTGGTGGCCGAGACGGGCGTGGTGGCGGCCGTGGTGGCCGGCATGGTGATGGGCAACGTCGACTCGCCGCTCGAGCGCGGCCTGCGCGAGTTCGACGAACAGCTGACGGTGATGCTCATCGGCATGCTCTTCGTGCTGCTGGCCGCGGACGTCCGCCACGCCGACGCCGTGGGCCTGGGCGGACGCGGCCTCGCCGTGGTGGCCGTGCTGGCGCTGGTGGTGCGGCCGGTGAACGTGTTCCTCTGCACGCTGGGCTCGGAGCTGAACTGGCGCGAGCGCGTCTTCCTGGCCTGGCTGGCGCCGCGGGGGATCGTGGCGGCGGCGGTGGCGTCGCTCTTCGACCGTAGCCTCGCCGGGGCGGGCATCGAGGGTGGCAGCCAGATGCGCGCACTCGTCTTCCTGGTGATCGCGCTGACGGTGCTGGTCCAGGGCCTCGGCGGCGGCCTGGTGGCGCGGCTGCTGGGCCTGCGCCGCCCGCGCGACAGCGGCTGGGCGCTGCTCGGCGCGAACCCGCTGGGGATGACCATGGGACGTCTTCTGCGCGCCGAGGGCGAGGAGCTGGCCTTCCTCGACGCCAGCGACGACCACTGCAGCGCGGCCCAGGCCGAGGGCTTCACCGTGCTGCACGGCAACGCGCTCTCCGAGACTCTGATCCTGCGCGCGCAGATGGAGAGCCGGCGGGGGGCGCTGGGCCTGGCGTCCAACGAGGCGGTGAACGTGCTCTTCGCCGCGAAGGCGCTGCGGGCGGGCGCGCCCCGCGGGCTTGCCGCGCTGCAGCAGGGCTACGGCACGCTGCAGACCCGCGACGCCCACGACGACCACGTGGGCGTGCTCTTCGGCGGGCCCATCGACCTGGCGCTCTGGATCTCGCGGCTGCGGCGGGAGACGGCGAACATCCGGCGCTGGCGCCTGGCCGCGGAGCCCGAGGGCGACGCCCCGCCCTTCCAGTTGCCCCGCGAGCAGCGCGCGCTCATCCTGCCCCTGGTGCTGGAGCGCGACGGCCGCGCCCGCCCGGTGGACGACGCCGTGAAAGTCCGCGAAGGCGACGTGGTCTGCTGGCTCCTGGCCGCCGACCGCGAGGCCGAAGCTGCCAACGTGTTGCGCGAACGCGGCTGGACGCCGCTGGAGGACGCCATGGACACCCTGCACACCGAACTCCTGAACAGCATCGACGCGGCGCTGGCGGCTGCGCCCGGCCGCGACGCCGCCCTTGCCGCCACCTGCAAGCTCATCCACGGGCGCCTGGACGGCTACGACTGGGTGGGCTTCTACCTCGTCGACCCGGCCAGCCCGCGCGAACTCGTGCTGGGACCCTACGTGGGCGACGCCACCGACCACGTGCGCATCCCCTTCGGGCGCGGCATCTGCGGCCAGGTGGCCGAGAGCGAGCAGACGCTGGTGGTGGAGGACGTCAGCGCCGAGGCCAACTACCTCGCCTGCAGCACGGCGGTGCGTTCGGAGATCGTCGCGCCGATACTCACCGCCGACGGCCGCTTCGTCGGCCAGCTCGACGTGGATTCCCATGCGCTCGCGCGCTTCGGCGCCGCGGACCGCGCGTTCTGCGAGGCCGTCTGCGCGCGGCTCGCACCCTTCTTCGAGGAGGCATGA
- a CDS encoding GNAT family N-acetyltransferase, which produces MAPELRGYRAEDLPALVALQQACEPEHPLSAEDWRYLDSVPDPRAKSGRLVLDDGHALVGYVSYTQLSMIYDPGRFAFTGGVAPGARGRGLGRRLYQALTEALAPHAPHNLSLGCWEQQRAGLDWLAALGYRECLRETESSLELADFDPAAHAQRWADAERVGFRLSSLAALGDTPTRRRQIYALDMGFSTDIPTSAPFTPPDFAIYEHLLFGEPGYRAEHCWVALEEDDPVALCWHTLGSATPTVQTSVSGVRRDRRGRGLAMALKSRALAALKASGAGRVSTRNAVSNVGMLTVNAKLGYRPCGARIVVEKEMES; this is translated from the coding sequence TTGGCGCCTGAGCTTCGCGGCTACCGCGCGGAGGACCTGCCCGCGCTCGTCGCGCTGCAGCAGGCCTGCGAGCCGGAGCACCCCCTGAGCGCCGAGGACTGGCGCTACCTGGACTCGGTGCCCGACCCGCGGGCGAAGAGCGGGCGGCTCGTCCTCGACGACGGCCACGCGCTCGTGGGCTACGTGAGCTACACGCAGCTCTCGATGATCTACGACCCGGGGCGCTTCGCCTTCACGGGCGGCGTGGCCCCGGGCGCGCGTGGCCGCGGCCTGGGGCGGCGGCTGTATCAGGCCCTCACGGAAGCGCTGGCGCCCCACGCGCCGCACAACCTGTCCCTGGGCTGCTGGGAGCAGCAGCGCGCCGGCCTCGACTGGCTGGCGGCGCTCGGCTACCGCGAGTGCCTGCGGGAGACGGAGTCGTCGCTGGAGCTCGCGGACTTCGATCCCGCCGCCCACGCGCAGCGCTGGGCGGACGCGGAGCGCGTGGGCTTTCGCCTCAGTTCACTTGCCGCGCTGGGCGACACGCCGACGCGGCGGCGTCAGATCTACGCGCTGGACATGGGCTTCTCCACGGACATCCCCACGTCCGCGCCCTTCACGCCGCCGGACTTCGCCATCTACGAGCACCTGCTCTTCGGCGAGCCCGGCTACCGGGCCGAGCACTGCTGGGTGGCGCTAGAGGAGGACGACCCCGTCGCCCTCTGCTGGCACACCCTGGGCAGCGCGACGCCCACCGTTCAGACCAGCGTCAGCGGCGTGCGCCGCGACCGCCGCGGCCGCGGACTGGCCATGGCGCTCAAGTCGCGCGCGCTGGCCGCGCTCAAGGCGTCGGGCGCGGGCCGCGTGAGCACGCGCAACGCCGTGAGCAACGTCGGCATGCTGACCGTCAACGCCAAACTCGGCTATCGCCCCTGCGGGGCGCGGATCGTCGTGGAGAAGGAGATGGAATCATGA